Part of the Thermodesulfovibrionales bacterium genome, CGGCATCGATAAAAGCCGCCACACCCCCCGCCTTCTGGGCTTCGGCAATCGCGTGAAGTGCGAGGGTAGTCTTTCCTGAAGACTCGGGGCCGTATATCTCGATGACCCTTCCCCTCGGGTATCCTCCGATACCTGTGGCATTATCCAGGGTGAGTGAGCCTGTAGATATCACCTGTATGCCCTCTGCGACGCCGTCTGCGCCGAGCTTCATGATGGCTCCCTTCCCGAAGTTCCTCTCGATTTGAGAGATCGCCATCTCGAGTGCCTTTATCTTCTCCTTACCGGTCATTTTTCCTCCTTCTTAAGGTTAAATTCAGCGATCGCCGCATATTCCGCACCGCCTGGTTTCAGGTCGCTTTTCATCAAAAGAAATGACGCGACTTCTATATTACCAAAGTCTTTATCTCTCTGCTCTTCCATTCCTCTGAGAAGGGAGTCCAGGTTCCTAGAAGACCTGACCCTTCCTACCGTCAGATGAGGAGAAAAACGCCTCTTTTCTTTATTATAACCGAGACTTGCTAGATTTTCCTCAACAGTTTCTTGAAGTTTACTAAGCTCCTGACCGCCTCCAAAATCTATCCAGACAACACGGGGCTTCCTCCTGTCCGGAAAGAGACCGGTTCCTGAGAGGTGAACCGTAAAAGGCTTATGGAGAGAGGATATATTCGAGAGCTTCTCTTTTATATCCGGGAGGAGATATTCCTCCGTATCTCCCAGGAATTTTAAGGTAATGTGAAGATTCTCCGCACGAACCCATTTCACATCTGCACCGCTCTTCCCGAGATAATCAATAAAAGAAGAGATCTCTTTCCTAATGACGGCATCAAGGGGAATGGCGATAAAACATCTTATCCCCATACCTCAACAACCTCCCTGAGGAGTTCGAGCGCAGACAGAGCGGCCTTCTTCTTAATCTCTTCTCTTTCTCCGTCGAATAACATCCCCCTCGAAACGGTCTCAGCTTCGCGATCGACAGCGATATAGACGAGACCGATTTTCTTGTCTTCCATCGGCTCGGGTCCAAGGTTACCGGTTATCGCGAGGGAATAGTCGGTTTTTCTCTTTTTCCGAATAGCCACGGCCATGGCCCGCGCCACTTCATCACTGACGGCCCCGTGGTTCCTGATTAAGGATTTTCTTATTCCGAGAATCTCGACCTTCGACGAGGCGGAGTAACTGACAACGGAGGAGTCGAAGAAGAGTGACGCGCCGGGAAGGGTTGTCAAGAGATGGCTGATAAACCCTCCCGTACAGGACTCGGCGACGCTCAGCCGCAGTCCGGAACCTTTGAAACTAGCATGGATCCTTTCTACTAAGTCTCTGTCAGTGCTTTCCATACCTGTAAGACGATGTTTGTATAAACCCCTGCCAATACGTCATCTGCCATAATGGCGATCCCTCCGGGAAACCGCTCTATTCTCCTGAGGGCAGGCGGTTTTAGTATATCGAAAAACCTGAATAAAAGAAAGGCTGAGAGGTAGTAGGGCAGACGGGCTGGGAGCAAGAGGACAGAGACGATGTATCCTGCAAATTCGTCTATGACGATATGGCTGCTGTCCTTCTCGTTGAGAACCTTTTCAGCATGATGGGCGGAGATGGTGCCGATGCAGAGCGCGGCAATGAGGAGATAAACCGTCGCGACATCGTCAGGCTTCAAAAGCGCAAAGAGGATCGCAGCAACGAGCGAACCCCAGGTACCCGGCGCTGCGGGGAGGTAGCCGACAAAACCTAAGGTCGCGACATATTTTAGGAGCGATCTCAATCCGAAATTCTTATCCCGTCAACTGCATCCTCTTCTTCCTATCCTTCGACGATCCTATAGCTGACGGCGATCTCCACCGAAGCATCGATCGTCGCCTTGACAGAACAGTATTTTTCCATCGAGAGGTCAATGGACCTTTTCACCGCCTCTTCCGAAAGGTCCCGGCCGGTAACGACGAATTCGAGGCTGATTTGGGTGAACTTCTGGGGATGGCTCTCAGCTTTAGTGCCCTTCAAGAAGATTTCGAGCCCTTTCACTTCCTGTCTTTTCTTCTTCAGAAGAGAGATGACATCCATGCCGGAGCAGCCACCGAGTCCGATGAGGAGGAGTTCAGTCGGTCTGACCGCCGTATTCCTTCCACCAAAGGTCGTATCGCCGTCCATGACTATGGCATGCCCGGATGAGGCCTCGCCGACAAACTGAAGGCCGTCAATGTATTTTACCCTCGCTTCCATTTCGTCAGCTCCTTTCCGTATCTCGCGACAAACTCAGGACGGAGATTCCGCGCTCGTTTTCGCATTTCGCCCGGCCGGGAACGATCGTTGAGAAACGGCATTACGGATATGTCAGTTGTAGCCGCTGTATGGTCTGAGACCTTCCCGTTTTCTCGTCTATTTCGAGAGCGACCGCAGAAAGAATCCCCGCCCCTTTTGCGGTTTCGAACCTCAGGGGCATCTGGAGGAGAAATCTCTCGATGATCTGCTCCTTCTCTATTCCGATCACTGAAACCGACGGCCCGGTCATGCCCGTGTCGGTAATATACGCCGTCCCGCCGGGGAGTATCTTTTCATCGGCAGTCTGCACGTGCGTATGGGTGCCGAGAACAGCGCTCACCTTTCCGTCCACAAAATAACCGAAGGCGATCTTTTCCGATGTCGCCTCTGCGTGGAAATCTACGATGATACAGTTCGTCTCGGAACTGATTCGCTCGATCTCTGCCAAGCCCGTCCTGAAAGGACAATCGATGTTCGCCATGAATACCCTCCCCGAAATATTGATCACGGCAATTTTCACCCTTTCGAGTGCGTAAAGGACGCTCCCATAACCGGGCACCCCGGGGGGATAATTAAGCGGTCGAAGGATCCTGTTCTCTTTGGCAAGGTACGGCAGCGATTCCTTCTTATCCCATATGTGATTCCCGCTCGTGATAACATGAACGCCGCTCGCGAAGATTTCCGCGGCAACGGTTTCGGTGATTCCGAAGCCTGCCGCGGCATTCTCGCCGTTCGCGATGACGAAGTCAATCTTGTATTTCGCCACGACCGAAGGAAGAAGGGCCTTAAGGGCATTCCTTCCGACCTTACCGACGATATCGCCTATGAAGAGGACCTTCACGCTGGATAATACCTTACGGAATCGCGAAAGATCTCCTCTTCCTCATTTCGCATACTCCACAAATCTCGATTCCCTGATGACCGTCACCTTGATCTGTCCGGGGTAGGTCAATTCAGACTCGATCTTTTTTGAGAGGTCTCTCGAAAGCACTGATGCCATATCATCCGTGACATCTTCCGGCTTTACGATAATCCTGACCTCCCTGCCGGCTTGAATGGCATAGCATTTGTCGACACCTTTGTATGACAATGCCATCTGTTCGAGTTTCTCGAGTCTCTTCAGATAGTTCTCGATGCTCTCCCTCCTGACGCCGGGTCTCGCTGCGGAGAGCGCATCAGCAGCCGCAACAAGGGCAGCCTCGACCGTGGCCGGCTCTCCCTCACCATGGTGAACCTGAATGGCGTTGACGACCTTGAAGTTCTCACCGTGTTTCTTTGCGACATTCGCGCCGATTTCCTGATGGGATCCTTCAATCTCATGGTCGATTGCCTTGCCGACGTCGTGGAGGAGTCCGCCGCGCTTGGCCAGTTTTATATCGACGCCGAGTTCAGCAGCCATCATGCCGGAGAGATAGGCGACTTCTCGCGAATGCTGGAGCATGTTCTGTCCGTACGATGTACGGTACTTCAGCCTTCCGAGAAGTCTCACGAGTTCCGGGTGGATCCCGGAAAGCCCGAGATCGAAGATCGCCTTTTCTCCCTCTTCTTTAATCGTCGCGTCGACGTCCTTCTTGATCTTCTCGACGACTTCCTCAATCCGTGTAGGATGTATCCTGCCGTCCGCAATCAACTTTTCGAGCGAAAGTCGGGCTATCTCCCTCCTTACGGGGTCGAAGGCGGAGAGCGTTACGAGTTCCGGGGTGTCGTCGACAATGAGGTCAACACCGGTGGCAGCCTCGAGGGCCCTGATATTGCGGCCTTCGCGACCGATGATTCTCCCCTTCATCTCGTCGTTTGGCAGGTTCACGGCGGTCACCGTCCCATCGGCAACATAGTCGCTCGCATACCGCTGGATTGCGGCGCTCACAATCTCTTTGGATTTCTTTTCTGCGATCTCCCTCGTTTCATCCTCGATCCGTTTGGCGAGTTTTGCTGCCTCAAAGCGTGTTTCTTCCTCCACTCTCCTCAGGATCTCCTGTCTCGCCTCCTCGGCACTCGTGCCGGAAATCCTTTCTAAGGCAGTGAGCTGCTCCTTTATGATCTGATTGTAATGGGTCTCTCGGTCGTGGATCGCGCGCTCCCGCGAGTTGTGTTCCTTCTCCCTCTTGTTGAGCTCGTGTTCTCTCTTTTCGATCTGGTCGAACTTTCTCTCCAGGGCCTCTTCTTTCTGCCTGACCCGCTTGTCGAGCTGGTTAAGTTCCTGCCGCCTCTCCCTGATCTCCTTTTCAGCCTCTGATTTGGATTGGAATACCGAGTCCTTTGCCTCTAATGCCGCTTCCTTTTTTATTGCGTCAGCTCTCTTTTTCGCTTCCTCGACGAGTTCATCCCGCTCTTTCAGGATTGTCAGACGCTGGTTCCGGATAGAACGTTTGTATACGAGGCTCAAGAGAATACCAAGAACCGTGCCGACAGCGACGGAGATGAGTAGATATCCGGTATCGATCATCGGATATAGTCCCCCTTTCGTTTAGTGGTTCAAGGGAGGGAAGGTTCCTGGCTTCTTGAGCTTACGCGGGGTTGGCTTCTGAGATTGCTGAATATCGGGGGTCTCGGTCATGGCGACGATACCCAAACGGGCATTCTGGAGCTCCTCCTCTTGACACGCTGAATAGAGGCGCTCCACAAGACTCCTTTATTTTATTATCTATAATTCTCAGAAGAGTGAAAACGAAAACAACAAGCCAGATAAACCCGCCCTGCCGTGCAGACGAAAAATCAGATCCGCCTATGTCATAGGTGGGTGTCCCGGAAGAGTCATTAGGCTTCTGGGCATGACGCTCAGCATGCACACCGAACTCTACACTCAGACTCCCAAAAGATCTAATTTGCCGGATCAACTCTTTCGCCTTTCACAAACAGGGCAGGCAACCACCCCTTTTTCATGGGTCCTCCACAGAACCTATCTATTTATACCAAAAAAGAAGGGGTTTGGGCAAGAGGAAAATGGTCGTCTCGGTTGACGCGACAAGACAAGAGAAGGATCAGAAAATTCAGGAAATAATGATGCCGGCATACCCGACAACATGATCGTAATCGCCGCTCACTTCGGCAGAAGTGGCGTATCTAATGAGCTTCGCCACGCTTGCGCCGAGACTCTTCACGGCATGGAGCATCACCGTTGCCGGCAGGTAGCCGCACATGGATATCTCTTCTCTCTTGACCGTCCTATAGAGTCCTTCGGGGTCGAGCGATACCATCCTGTCAATGGCCATTTTATCCTTCCTCCGGGCGGTATCATCGGACAAGTAGTGACTCATATCCGAACTTGCGACGATCACGACAGGGTAGGGGACCTCACGAATCGATTTTGCGATCCCCTCACCAAGGAGCTTGCAGTCTTCGGGCGTGGCGGACATGATCGTCAACGGCACGATCTTTGTTTCCTTCGAAAAATACGTGATGAAAGGCAACTGCACTTCGAGGGAATGCTCAAAGAGATGGGCTTGTGTGTCGCTCGAGACCATCGGCACATTCGCCAGGATCTTCCGTGAAAGCCTTTCATCGACGTTCAGCACACCGGTAGGAATCTCCCACTCACCATGGTCCATGAGGGCCATGTGAGCGCCAAGTCCCGTATGATTCGGTCCTATGAGGATAAAGGTCTCCGGGAATAGGATCTGCGAATAGACGGAACCCGCTACTGATCCTGAATAGATGAGACCGGCGTGAGGAGAGAGTATTCCTAAAGCGTTTTGTTTGGCGGGGTTCCGGGCATCAACATACTGCTGGACCTGATGGTTTAGTTTGACCGATGTCCCGTGGTAAAACTGCCCTGCTACTGCTGGCCGCCTCCTCATTCTTGTCGCCTC contains:
- the thpR gene encoding RNA 2',3'-cyclic phosphodiesterase encodes the protein MGIRCFIAIPLDAVIRKEISSFIDYLGKSGADVKWVRAENLHITLKFLGDTEEYLLPDIKEKLSNISSLHKPFTVHLSGTGLFPDRRKPRVVWIDFGGGQELSKLQETVEENLASLGYNKEKRRFSPHLTVGRVRSSRNLDSLLRGMEEQRDKDFGNIEVASFLLMKSDLKPGGAEYAAIAEFNLKKEEK
- a CDS encoding CinA family protein — translated: MESTDRDLVERIHASFKGSGLRLSVAESCTGGFISHLLTTLPGASLFFDSSVVSYSASSKVEILGIRKSLIRNHGAVSDEVARAMAVAIRKKRKTDYSLAITGNLGPEPMEDKKIGLVYIAVDREAETVSRGMLFDGEREEIKKKAALSALELLREVVEVWG
- a CDS encoding phosphatidylglycerophosphatase A, which translates into the protein MRSLLKYVATLGFVGYLPAAPGTWGSLVAAILFALLKPDDVATVYLLIAALCIGTISAHHAEKVLNEKDSSHIVIDEFAGYIVSVLLLPARLPYYLSAFLLFRFFDILKPPALRRIERFPGGIAIMADDVLAGVYTNIVLQVWKALTET
- a CDS encoding OsmC family protein; protein product: MEARVKYIDGLQFVGEASSGHAIVMDGDTTFGGRNTAVRPTELLLIGLGGCSGMDVISLLKKKRQEVKGLEIFLKGTKAESHPQKFTQISLEFVVTGRDLSEEAVKRSIDLSMEKYCSVKATIDASVEIAVSYRIVEG
- a CDS encoding TIGR00282 family metallophosphoesterase codes for the protein MKVLFIGDIVGKVGRNALKALLPSVVAKYKIDFVIANGENAAAGFGITETVAAEIFASGVHVITSGNHIWDKKESLPYLAKENRILRPLNYPPGVPGYGSVLYALERVKIAVINISGRVFMANIDCPFRTGLAEIERISSETNCIIVDFHAEATSEKIAFGYFVDGKVSAVLGTHTHVQTADEKILPGGTAYITDTGMTGPSVSVIGIEKEQIIERFLLQMPLRFETAKGAGILSAVALEIDEKTGRSQTIQRLQLTYP
- the rny gene encoding ribonuclease Y; translated protein: MIDTGYLLISVAVGTVLGILLSLVYKRSIRNQRLTILKERDELVEEAKKRADAIKKEAALEAKDSVFQSKSEAEKEIRERRQELNQLDKRVRQKEEALERKFDQIEKREHELNKREKEHNSRERAIHDRETHYNQIIKEQLTALERISGTSAEEARQEILRRVEEETRFEAAKLAKRIEDETREIAEKKSKEIVSAAIQRYASDYVADGTVTAVNLPNDEMKGRIIGREGRNIRALEAATGVDLIVDDTPELVTLSAFDPVRREIARLSLEKLIADGRIHPTRIEEVVEKIKKDVDATIKEEGEKAIFDLGLSGIHPELVRLLGRLKYRTSYGQNMLQHSREVAYLSGMMAAELGVDIKLAKRGGLLHDVGKAIDHEIEGSHQEIGANVAKKHGENFKVVNAIQVHHGEGEPATVEAALVAAADALSAARPGVRRESIENYLKRLEKLEQMALSYKGVDKCYAIQAGREVRIIVKPEDVTDDMASVLSRDLSKKIESELTYPGQIKVTVIRESRFVEYAK
- the amrB gene encoding AmmeMemoRadiSam system protein B; the encoded protein is MRRRPAVAGQFYHGTSVKLNHQVQQYVDARNPAKQNALGILSPHAGLIYSGSVAGSVYSQILFPETFILIGPNHTGLGAHMALMDHGEWEIPTGVLNVDERLSRKILANVPMVSSDTQAHLFEHSLEVQLPFITYFSKETKIVPLTIMSATPEDCKLLGEGIAKSIREVPYPVVIVASSDMSHYLSDDTARRKDKMAIDRMVSLDPEGLYRTVKREEISMCGYLPATVMLHAVKSLGASVAKLIRYATSAEVSGDYDHVVGYAGIIIS